In Streptomyces thermolilacinus SPC6, a single genomic region encodes these proteins:
- a CDS encoding DUF485 domain-containing protein yields the protein MDNWEGRDAAATRRGDPWYDALASGWGEPADETAPDGTEAATADGQAAVAAAHTAVGAAQGAAVTVTPPPAGAAIAAAAGHGTVPGTAVPRPSRTGADGELRPSAAEIYLEVRRSPAFQEVRRRYRRFVGPATVLFLTWYLGYVVAATTAPGLMARPVVGAVNVAMLACLGQFLTTFVLTWAYARHARVHRDRAALELRWDTQQMTREAGVDR from the coding sequence GTGGACAACTGGGAAGGGCGCGACGCCGCCGCGACGCGGAGGGGAGACCCCTGGTACGACGCGCTGGCCTCGGGGTGGGGCGAGCCGGCCGACGAGACGGCCCCGGACGGCACGGAGGCCGCCACAGCCGACGGGCAGGCCGCTGTGGCGGCCGCACACACTGCTGTGGGCGCCGCCCAGGGTGCTGCGGTCACGGTGACCCCGCCCCCCGCGGGCGCGGCCATCGCCGCCGCGGCGGGGCATGGCACGGTGCCCGGTACGGCAGTTCCGCGACCGTCTCGTACGGGTGCCGACGGCGAGCTGCGGCCCAGCGCGGCCGAGATCTACCTGGAGGTGCGGCGCAGTCCGGCCTTCCAGGAGGTGCGCCGCCGCTATCGCCGGTTCGTGGGCCCGGCCACGGTCCTCTTCCTCACCTGGTACCTCGGCTATGTCGTCGCCGCGACCACCGCGCCCGGTCTGATGGCCCGCCCCGTCGTCGGCGCGGTGAACGTGGCGATGCTCGCCTGTCTCGGCCAGTTCCTCACGACCTTCGTCCTCACCTGGGCGTACGCCCGCCACGCGCGCGTGCACCGCGACCGCGCCGCACTCGAACTGCGCTGGGACACCCAGCAGATGACCCGGGAGGCCGGCGTTGACCGGTGA
- a CDS encoding DNA gyrase/topoisomerase IV subunit B, translated as MTAETSVPSSALLTADRDGSNYTARHLLVLEGLEAVRKRPGMYIGSTDSRGLMHCLWEIIDNSVDEALGGYGDHIEVVLHDDGSVEVRDNGRGIPVDVEPKTGLSGVEVVMTKLHAGGKFGGGSYAASGGLHGVGASVVNALSARLDVEVDRNGHTHAISFRRGVPGVFAGEGPDAPFEPANGLRRTKRVPKTRTGTRVRYWADKQIFLKDAKLTLETLHQRARQTAFLVPGLTIVVRDDRDLEGIGKSQEIFRFDGGISEFCEFLATDKPVCDVLRLTGQGTFKETVPVLDERGHMTPTEVTRELGVDVALRWGTGYDTTVRSFVNIIATPKGGTHVTGFERAVTKTVNEVLRATKLLRVAEDDIVKDDALEGLTAVVTVRLAEPQFEGQTKEVLGTSAANRIVANVVAKELKAFLTSTKRDAKAQARAVLEKAVAAARTRIAARQHKEAQRRKTALETSSLPAKLADCRSDDVERSELFIVEGDSALGTAKLARNSEFQALLPIRGKILNVQKSSVSDMLKNAECGAIIQVIGAGSGRTFDLDAARYGKIVLLVDADVDGAHIRCLLLTLFQRYMRPMVEAGRVFAAVPPLHRIELVQPKRGQDKYVYTYSDNELRQTLLEFQRKGVRYKDSIQRYKGLGEMDADQLAETTMDPRHRTLRRINIGDLEAAEQVFDLLMGNDVAPRKEFITSSAATLDRSRIDA; from the coding sequence GTGACCGCCGAGACGTCCGTTCCGTCCAGTGCGCTGCTGACCGCAGACCGTGACGGTTCCAACTACACCGCGCGGCACCTGCTCGTACTCGAGGGGCTCGAAGCGGTTCGCAAGCGTCCCGGCATGTACATCGGGTCCACCGACAGCCGCGGCCTGATGCACTGCCTCTGGGAGATCATCGACAACTCCGTCGACGAGGCCCTCGGCGGCTACGGCGACCACATCGAGGTCGTCCTCCACGACGACGGCTCCGTGGAGGTCCGGGACAACGGCCGCGGCATCCCCGTCGACGTCGAGCCCAAGACCGGCCTGTCCGGCGTCGAGGTCGTCATGACCAAGCTGCACGCCGGCGGCAAGTTCGGTGGCGGCTCCTACGCGGCGTCCGGCGGCCTCCACGGCGTCGGCGCCTCCGTGGTGAACGCGCTGTCGGCCCGCCTCGACGTGGAGGTCGACCGCAACGGCCACACGCACGCCATCAGCTTCCGGCGCGGCGTCCCCGGCGTCTTCGCGGGGGAAGGCCCCGACGCCCCCTTCGAACCGGCCAACGGCCTGCGCAGGACCAAGCGCGTCCCGAAGACCCGCACGGGCACCCGCGTGCGGTACTGGGCGGACAAGCAGATCTTCCTCAAGGACGCCAAGCTCACCCTGGAGACGCTGCACCAGCGCGCCCGCCAGACCGCGTTCCTCGTCCCCGGGCTGACCATCGTCGTCCGTGACGACCGCGACCTGGAAGGCATCGGCAAGAGCCAGGAGATCTTCCGCTTCGACGGCGGCATCAGCGAGTTCTGCGAGTTCCTCGCCACCGACAAGCCCGTCTGCGACGTGCTCCGCCTCACCGGGCAGGGCACCTTCAAGGAGACCGTCCCCGTCCTCGACGAGCGCGGCCACATGACGCCGACCGAGGTCACCCGCGAGCTCGGCGTCGACGTGGCGCTGCGCTGGGGCACGGGGTACGACACGACGGTCAGGTCGTTCGTCAACATCATCGCCACGCCCAAGGGCGGCACGCACGTCACCGGATTCGAGCGGGCCGTCACCAAGACCGTCAACGAGGTGCTGCGCGCCACCAAGCTGCTGCGCGTCGCCGAGGACGACATCGTCAAGGACGACGCTCTGGAGGGCCTCACCGCCGTCGTGACCGTCCGGCTGGCCGAGCCGCAGTTCGAGGGCCAGACCAAGGAGGTTCTCGGCACCTCGGCGGCGAACCGTATCGTCGCCAACGTGGTGGCCAAGGAGCTGAAGGCGTTCCTGACCTCCACCAAGCGCGACGCGAAGGCCCAGGCCCGCGCCGTGCTGGAGAAGGCCGTCGCCGCCGCCCGCACGCGCATCGCGGCCCGCCAGCACAAGGAGGCCCAGCGCCGCAAGACCGCCCTGGAGACCTCGTCGCTGCCGGCCAAGCTCGCCGACTGCCGCAGCGACGACGTGGAGCGCAGCGAGCTGTTCATCGTCGAGGGCGACTCCGCGCTCGGCACGGCGAAGCTCGCCCGGAACAGCGAGTTCCAGGCGCTCCTGCCGATCCGGGGCAAGATCCTCAACGTCCAGAAGTCCTCCGTCTCGGACATGCTGAAGAACGCCGAGTGCGGCGCGATCATCCAGGTCATAGGGGCCGGGTCCGGCCGGACCTTCGACCTCGACGCCGCCCGGTACGGCAAGATCGTCCTGCTGGTGGACGCCGATGTGGACGGCGCGCACATCCGCTGCCTGCTGCTCACGCTGTTCCAGCGGTACATGCGGCCCATGGTCGAGGCGGGCCGCGTCTTCGCCGCCGTACCGCCGCTGCACCGCATCGAGCTGGTCCAGCCGAAGCGGGGCCAGGACAAGTACGTGTACACGTACTCGGACAACGAGCTGCGGCAGACGCTGCTGGAGTTCCAGCGCAAGGGCGTCCGGTACAAGGACTCCATCCAGCGCTACAAGGGCCTCGGCGAGATGGACGCCGACCAGCTCGCGGAGACCACCATGGACCCGCGCCACCGCACGCTGCGCCGGATCAACATCGGCGACCTGGAGGCGGCGGAGCAGGTCTTCGACCTGCTGATGGGCAACGACGTGGCGCCGCGCAAGGAGTTCATCACCAGCTCCGCGGCGACGCTGGACCGCTCGCGCATCGACGCCTGA
- a CDS encoding DUF7455 domain-containing protein: MTTVLTPASPLTAADRCDRCGAQAYLRVVLTSGGELLFCAHHGRKFEPELKKIAAEIQDETDRLTTVPAGAADEDR; the protein is encoded by the coding sequence GTGACTACTGTTCTGACCCCCGCGAGCCCGCTGACGGCCGCCGACCGCTGCGATCGCTGCGGCGCCCAGGCATATCTGCGCGTCGTGCTGACCAGCGGTGGCGAACTGCTCTTCTGCGCCCACCACGGCCGCAAGTTCGAGCCGGAACTGAAGAAGATCGCCGCGGAGATACAGGATGAGACGGACCGGCTCACCACCGTGCCGGCCGGAGCAGCCGACGAGGACCGCTGA
- a CDS encoding serine protease, whose protein sequence is MRDTRHPISRKRAALVALAAAAAVASLVTPTPAAADSGVVGGRTANAPDTPWVVALSSVDRFGRMRAGQFCGGAVIAPTKVATAAHCLREDVLGVRAEELRDLKVIAGRSDLVGGGGHEIPVKDMWINPAYDAESNSGDAAVLTLARPLPSGYVIPVAPAGDPAYRPGTDATVYGWGDTTGLGTYAHTLNAADVSVLPDQDCSRAYPAAPGQARYVPATMLCAGTREGGRDACQGDSGGPLIARGKLIGLVSWGSGCGLAESPGVYTRASAVLPGS, encoded by the coding sequence ATGCGCGATACGCGTCATCCCATCAGCAGGAAGCGGGCGGCCCTGGTGGCCCTGGCCGCCGCGGCGGCCGTCGCGTCACTCGTCACGCCCACACCTGCGGCGGCCGACAGCGGCGTCGTGGGCGGCCGGACGGCCAACGCGCCCGACACCCCCTGGGTCGTGGCGCTCTCCAGCGTTGACCGGTTCGGGCGTATGCGGGCGGGCCAGTTCTGCGGGGGCGCCGTCATCGCCCCGACCAAGGTGGCGACCGCCGCGCACTGCCTGCGGGAGGACGTGCTGGGCGTACGGGCGGAGGAGCTGCGGGATCTCAAGGTCATCGCCGGGCGCAGCGACCTCGTCGGCGGCGGCGGGCACGAGATCCCGGTCAAGGACATGTGGATCAACCCCGCGTACGACGCCGAGTCCAACTCCGGGGACGCCGCCGTACTGACACTGGCCCGGCCGCTGCCGTCCGGGTACGTGATCCCGGTGGCGCCCGCCGGCGACCCCGCGTACCGGCCCGGCACGGACGCGACCGTGTACGGGTGGGGCGACACGACGGGCCTCGGGACGTACGCGCACACGCTGAACGCCGCCGACGTCTCCGTCCTGCCCGACCAGGACTGCTCCCGCGCCTACCCGGCGGCGCCGGGGCAGGCCCGGTACGTCCCGGCGACCATGCTGTGCGCGGGGACGCGGGAGGGCGGCCGGGACGCCTGCCAGGGCGACAGCGGCGGACCGCTGATCGCGCGGGGCAAGCTCATCGGCCTTGTGTCCTGGGGCAGCGGCTGTGGGCTGGCGGAGAGCCCCGGCGTCTACACCCGCGCGTCGGCGGTGCTACCCGGATCGTGA
- a CDS encoding RNA polymerase sigma factor, protein MSASTSRTLPPEIAESESVMALIERGKADGQIAGDDVRRAFEADQIPPTQWKNVLRSLNQILEEEGVTLMVSAAESPKRARKSVAAKSPAKRTATKTVTARTTAAKTAASSSAAPAAQSAEVPADEAGTPAKKTAAKKTTAAKKTTAKKTAAKKTTAKKTTAKKDADELIEGEELLDDVAAVKGEEEETEGEAKGFVLSDEDEDDAPAQQVAVAGATADPVKDYLKQIGKVPLLNAEQEVELAKRIEAGLFAEDKLANADKLAPKLKRELEIIAEDGRRAKNHLLEANLRLVVSLAKRYTGRGMLFLDLIQEGNLGLIRAVEKFDYTKGYKFSTYATWWIRQAITRAMADQARTIRIPVHMVEVINKLARVQRQMLQDLGREPTPEELAKELDMTPEKVIEVQKYGREPISLHTPLGEDGDSEFGDLIEDSEAVVPADAVSFTLLQEQLHSVLDTLSEREAGVVSMRFGLTDGQPKTLDEIGKVYGVTRERIRQIESKTMSKLRHPSRSQVLRDYLD, encoded by the coding sequence GTGTCGGCCAGCACATCCCGTACGCTCCCGCCGGAGATCGCCGAGTCCGAGTCTGTGATGGCGCTCATCGAGCGGGGAAAGGCTGATGGGCAGATCGCGGGCGATGACGTGCGTCGGGCCTTCGAGGCTGACCAGATTCCGCCAACCCAGTGGAAGAATGTTCTGCGCAGCCTCAATCAGATCCTCGAGGAAGAGGGTGTGACGCTGATGGTCAGTGCAGCGGAGTCGCCGAAGCGCGCCCGCAAGAGCGTCGCAGCGAAGAGCCCGGCAAAGCGCACCGCCACCAAGACCGTCACCGCCAGGACGACCGCGGCGAAGACGGCCGCGTCCTCCTCGGCGGCCCCGGCGGCCCAGAGCGCGGAGGTCCCGGCCGACGAGGCCGGTACCCCCGCCAAGAAGACCGCGGCGAAGAAGACGACCGCGGCGAAGAAGACGACCGCGAAGAAGACCGCGGCCAAGAAGACCACGGCCAAGAAGACGACCGCGAAGAAGGACGCCGACGAGCTCATCGAGGGCGAGGAGCTCCTCGACGACGTCGCGGCGGTCAAGGGCGAGGAAGAGGAGACCGAAGGCGAGGCCAAGGGCTTCGTCCTGTCCGACGAGGATGAGGACGACGCGCCGGCGCAGCAGGTCGCCGTCGCCGGTGCCACCGCCGACCCGGTCAAGGACTACCTGAAGCAGATCGGCAAGGTCCCCCTGCTCAACGCCGAGCAGGAGGTCGAGCTCGCCAAGCGCATCGAGGCCGGCCTGTTCGCCGAGGACAAGCTGGCGAACGCCGACAAGCTGGCCCCGAAGCTCAAGCGCGAGCTGGAGATCATCGCCGAGGACGGCCGCCGCGCCAAGAACCACCTGCTGGAGGCCAACCTCCGTCTCGTGGTCTCCCTGGCCAAGCGCTACACCGGCCGCGGCATGCTGTTCCTGGATCTGATCCAGGAGGGCAACCTCGGTCTGATCCGCGCCGTCGAGAAGTTCGACTACACCAAGGGTTACAAGTTCTCCACGTACGCCACGTGGTGGATCCGCCAGGCGATCACCCGCGCCATGGCCGACCAGGCCCGCACCATCCGTATCCCGGTGCACATGGTGGAGGTCATCAACAAGCTCGCGCGCGTCCAGCGCCAGATGCTCCAGGACCTGGGCCGCGAGCCCACCCCGGAGGAGCTGGCCAAGGAGCTCGACATGACCCCCGAGAAGGTCATCGAGGTCCAGAAGTACGGCCGTGAGCCGATCTCGCTGCACACCCCGCTCGGCGAGGACGGCGACAGCGAGTTCGGTGACCTGATCGAGGACTCCGAGGCGGTCGTCCCGGCCGACGCGGTGAGCTTCACGCTCCTCCAGGAGCAGCTGCACTCCGTGCTCGACACGCTCTCCGAGCGTGAGGCCGGCGTCGTCTCCATGCGCTTCGGTCTCACCGACGGCCAGCCGAAGACGCTCGACGAGATCGGCAAGGTCTACGGTGTGACCCGTGAGCGGATTCGCCAGATCGAGTCCAAGACCATGTCGAAGCTGCGTCACCCGTCGCGTTCGCAGGTCCTCCGCGACTATCTCGACTGA
- a CDS encoding FadR/GntR family transcriptional regulator — translation MLFTKDLKRFGNGADKGCVSTLAHTMMTAARATDAGLPAPGGLDRYGYGETPAADRVGAPAWDAGETELGRASRRSAGNRGRGLHGQLVQQLGQMIVSGDLGADRPLVPEEIGQRFEVSRTVVRESLRVLEAKGLVSARPNVGTRVRPVSDWNLLDPDIIEWRAFGPQRDAQRRELADLRWTIEPLAARLAAGHSRPDVQQRLADMVEIMGHALAQGDALTFSRADTEFHSLLIQLAGNRMLEHLSGIVSAALQVSGAPATSCDRPGETCLGHHARIVEALAADDGPAAEAAMRQLLTVQPDAGVVPAPREH, via the coding sequence GTGCTTTTCACCAAAGACCTCAAGAGGTTTGGAAACGGCGCCGACAAAGGATGCGTGAGTACCCTTGCGCACACCATGATGACCGCCGCCCGCGCCACCGACGCCGGCCTTCCCGCCCCGGGCGGTCTCGACCGCTACGGCTACGGGGAGACCCCCGCGGCCGACCGTGTCGGAGCCCCCGCGTGGGACGCCGGTGAAACGGAGTTGGGTCGGGCGAGCCGCCGCTCGGCGGGCAACCGGGGCCGCGGCCTCCACGGCCAACTCGTCCAGCAGCTCGGCCAGATGATCGTCTCCGGCGACCTCGGCGCCGACCGCCCGCTCGTCCCCGAGGAGATCGGCCAGCGCTTCGAGGTCTCCCGCACCGTCGTGCGCGAGTCCCTCCGCGTGCTGGAGGCCAAGGGCCTGGTCAGCGCCCGGCCCAACGTCGGCACCCGGGTCCGCCCGGTCAGCGACTGGAACCTCCTGGACCCCGACATCATCGAATGGCGCGCCTTCGGGCCGCAGCGCGACGCCCAGCGCCGCGAGCTCGCCGACCTCCGCTGGACCATCGAGCCGCTCGCCGCCCGCCTCGCCGCAGGTCACAGCCGCCCGGACGTCCAGCAGCGCCTCGCCGACATGGTCGAGATCATGGGACACGCCCTCGCCCAGGGCGACGCCCTCACCTTCTCCCGCGCCGACACCGAGTTCCACTCCCTCCTCATCCAGCTCGCCGGGAACCGCATGCTGGAGCACCTCTCCGGCATCGTCTCGGCCGCGCTCCAGGTCTCCGGCGCCCCGGCGACCAGCTGCGACCGTCCCGGCGAGACCTGCCTCGGCCACCACGCCCGCATCGTCGAGGCCCTCGCCGCCGACGACGGCCCCGCGGCCGAAGCCGCCATGCGGCAGCTCCTCACCGTGCAGCCCGACGCGGGGGTCGTCCCCGCTCCGCGCGAGCACTGA
- a CDS encoding ABC transporter ATP-binding protein, whose protein sequence is MLQAIGLTSTPRRNRPPAVDDLTFDARPGQVTALLGPAGAGKTTALRLLLGLEQGRGITYFRGRPLHRVAHPMREVGVLLGDVPGHPARTVRGQLRMLCAAAGVPASRADDLIDAVGLEALAGHRLGTLSRGMDRRLGVAVALLGDPHTLILDEPAAGLSRHEAAWLYGVLRAHADEGGTVLYATSDTKTAARTADHVVAIRSGRLVADQDAADFARTRLRPRVAVRTPHAARLAAQLTREARAARRSVETVTERGNRLYVYGSDCAEVGETAFRHGILLHRLAEETGPAPDAAPHPRPQEAAPEPLAPVVDRASAPPTTAPAPLPTSPATPDHRAAPHAPATPDDPATPHHPTPPNHPTTPHRPAALGRPTHRAPRWRGRRARRGPSRPLRYELRRLMGVPSTAVVLGGAVAGSALLAVLLGRSAGTPTPVAVAAWPELLPLPPAALGAGLIGAFSFGDEYRHPALPVSLGAAPRRLGLLLAKLAVTAVIALLLAVAVAVVDLEVLRLVYGGALIPVPGNWPTLCAGWLALVVGCAWAGLLAAGVFRAAAAGIAAVLAVPVVIAPAVEEALLGPAVRTIAGLPARLRELAWPRWPHEADRWIEGALRVLAQPVGAALALSLAALLCAFLLTGLRRDARW, encoded by the coding sequence ATGCTCCAGGCAATCGGACTCACCAGCACGCCGCGCCGGAACCGCCCACCCGCCGTGGACGACCTCACCTTCGATGCGAGGCCCGGACAGGTCACCGCCCTCCTCGGCCCCGCCGGAGCGGGCAAGACCACCGCGCTGCGTCTCTTGCTGGGCCTCGAACAGGGCCGTGGCATCACCTACTTCCGCGGCCGCCCCCTCCATCGCGTCGCCCACCCGATGCGCGAGGTCGGCGTGCTCCTCGGTGACGTGCCCGGTCACCCCGCGCGCACCGTGCGCGGCCAGCTCCGGATGCTCTGCGCCGCCGCGGGCGTACCGGCCTCCCGCGCCGACGACCTGATCGACGCGGTCGGCCTCGAAGCGCTCGCCGGCCACCGCCTGGGCACTCTCTCCCGAGGCATGGACCGCCGACTCGGCGTCGCCGTGGCCCTGTTGGGCGACCCGCACACACTGATCCTCGACGAACCGGCCGCCGGGCTCTCGCGCCACGAGGCGGCCTGGCTGTACGGGGTGCTGCGCGCCCACGCCGACGAGGGCGGCACCGTGCTGTACGCGACCTCCGACACCAAGACGGCCGCCCGCACCGCCGACCACGTCGTGGCGATCCGGTCCGGACGCCTCGTCGCCGACCAGGACGCCGCCGACTTCGCCCGTACGCGACTTCGCCCCCGCGTCGCCGTCCGCACCCCGCACGCCGCCCGCCTCGCCGCACAGCTCACCCGCGAGGCGCGCGCCGCCCGCCGCTCCGTCGAGACGGTCACCGAGCGCGGCAACCGCCTGTACGTGTACGGCAGCGACTGCGCCGAGGTGGGGGAGACCGCGTTCCGCCACGGCATCCTCCTCCACCGCCTGGCCGAGGAGACTGGCCCCGCACCCGACGCGGCCCCGCACCCCAGGCCCCAGGAGGCCGCCCCCGAACCCCTGGCGCCAGTCGTCGACCGGGCCTCCGCCCCTCCGACCACCGCTCCCGCCCCGCTGCCCACCAGCCCCGCCACCCCGGACCACCGGGCCGCCCCGCACGCCCCCGCCACCCCAGACGACCCCGCCACCCCGCACCACCCCACCCCTCCGAACCACCCCACCACCCCGCACCGCCCCGCCGCCCTCGGCCGGCCCACCCACCGCGCCCCCCGGTGGCGTGGGCGCAGGGCGCGGCGGGGGCCGTCGCGGCCACTGCGCTACGAGCTGCGGCGTCTCATGGGCGTGCCCTCCACGGCCGTCGTGCTCGGCGGTGCCGTCGCGGGCTCCGCGCTGCTCGCCGTCCTGCTGGGGCGTTCCGCCGGGACCCCGACGCCCGTCGCCGTCGCCGCCTGGCCGGAGCTGCTGCCACTCCCGCCCGCCGCGCTCGGGGCCGGCCTCATCGGGGCCTTCTCGTTCGGCGACGAGTACCGCCACCCCGCGCTCCCCGTGTCCCTGGGCGCCGCGCCGCGCCGCCTCGGGCTGCTGCTGGCCAAGCTCGCCGTCACGGCCGTCATCGCGCTGCTGCTCGCCGTCGCCGTCGCCGTCGTGGATCTGGAGGTGCTGCGGCTCGTCTACGGCGGCGCGTTGATCCCCGTACCCGGGAACTGGCCGACGCTGTGCGCCGGTTGGCTCGCGCTCGTGGTCGGCTGCGCCTGGGCCGGGCTGCTGGCGGCCGGGGTGTTCCGGGCCGCCGCCGCCGGGATCGCCGCCGTCCTCGCCGTACCCGTGGTCATCGCGCCCGCGGTCGAGGAAGCGCTCCTCGGCCCGGCCGTCCGCACCATCGCCGGACTTCCCGCCCGGCTGCGCGAGCTGGCCTGGCCCCGCTGGCCCCACGAGGCGGACCGCTGGATCGAGGGGGCCCTGCGCGTCCTCGCCCAACCTGTCGGCGCGGCACTGGCCTTGTCGCTGGCCGCCCTCCTCTGCGCGTTTCTGCTCACAGGGCTACGCCGCGACGCCCGTTGGTGA
- a CDS encoding NUDIX hydrolase encodes MSPYDPSAYPPFAVTVDLVVLTVRRHALCALVVRRGEPPFQDRWALPGGFVRVDEDLGAAAARELAEETGLCVHDPGDPTPLPGAGAHLEQLATYGDPKRDPRMRVVSVAHLALAPDLPAPRPGGDANSVRWAPVEELLSPESGLDGDDEPPVPLAFDHARILADGVERARSKIEYSSLATAFCPPEFTVGELRRVYEAVWGVALDPRNFHRKVTGTPGFLVPAGGTTTRQGGRPAQLFRAGGATLLNPPMLRPEV; translated from the coding sequence ATGTCCCCCTACGACCCCTCGGCCTATCCGCCCTTCGCCGTGACCGTCGATCTGGTCGTCCTCACCGTGCGCCGCCACGCGCTGTGCGCACTGGTCGTCCGGCGCGGGGAGCCGCCGTTCCAGGACCGCTGGGCGCTGCCCGGGGGATTCGTACGGGTTGACGAGGATCTCGGTGCCGCGGCGGCGCGGGAGCTGGCCGAGGAGACGGGGCTGTGCGTGCACGACCCGGGCGACCCGACGCCCCTGCCCGGCGCGGGCGCGCACCTTGAGCAGCTCGCCACCTACGGCGACCCGAAGCGGGACCCCCGCATGCGGGTGGTGAGCGTCGCGCACCTCGCCCTCGCGCCCGATCTGCCCGCGCCCCGGCCGGGTGGCGACGCCAACAGCGTCCGCTGGGCGCCCGTCGAGGAACTGCTCAGCCCCGAAAGCGGCTTGGACGGTGACGACGAGCCGCCCGTACCGCTCGCGTTCGATCACGCGCGCATCCTGGCGGACGGCGTCGAGCGCGCCCGCTCCAAGATCGAGTACTCCTCGCTGGCCACGGCCTTCTGCCCGCCGGAGTTCACGGTGGGGGAGCTGCGTCGGGTCTACGAGGCGGTGTGGGGCGTGGCGCTCGACCCGCGCAACTTCCACCGCAAGGTGACCGGAACGCCGGGCTTCCTGGTGCCCGCCGGCGGCACCACCACCCGACAGGGCGGCCGCCCCGCGCAGCTGTTCCGCGCGGGCGGCGCCACGCTGCTGAACCCGCCGATGCTCCGCCCGGAAGTCTGA